From Vairimorpha necatrix chromosome 9, complete sequence, one genomic window encodes:
- a CDS encoding putative SP-containing protein, which translates to MFSIYVLILEISFITSSTFCLNTSSCLYASYIYESNKQTPDLIFNRTTENFLELECIKQNLNLLGPDELSLLFNVIDEHLIDKNDNLYCLIVELSKSSDVYCEIKKIQNELRYLPTAMRGRLSICPKDFHIISSNRKRIQCKSNNLKYSTKKCTKILKTELNCLNLSRNKLEFYVFVFEFVERCVDLITMNTFKCQVKLHYQYLLDYYRIYSNYIKMLISEVSLPKILNYAEKCLVEESNINFILLCKIRDELMSLDRIISNFYINLDNYLSHMEIISNLIIENIQKN; encoded by the coding sequence ATGTTTTCAATTTACgtattaattttagaaattagttttattaCTTCGTCAACCTTTTGTTTGAACACTTCTAGTTGTTTATATGCatcttatatatatgaatcTAACAAACAGACGCCTGACTTGATATTTAATAGAACTACTGAGAATTTCTTAGAATTAGAATgcataaaacaaaatttaaatttgctAGGACCAGATGAACTCAGtttactttttaatgttataGATGAACATTTAATCGACAAAAATGATAATCTATATTGTCTCATTGTTGAATTAAGCAAATCTTCAGACGTTTATTGcgagataaaaaaaatacaaaatgaATTAAGATACCTACCTACCGCTATGAGAGGTAGACTATCTATATGTCCTAAAGATTTTCACATTATTTCTTCAAATAGAAAGAGAATACAATGCAAAAGTAATAACTTGAAATATTCcacaaaaaaatgtacgaaaattttaaaaaccgAATTAAATTgcttaaatttatcaagGAACAAATTAGAATTCTAtgtatttgtttttgaatTTGTTGAAAGATGTGTTGATCTGATCACAATGAACACATTTAAATGTCAAGTTAAGTTACATTATCAATATTTACTTGATTATTATAGGATATATTCGAActatattaaaatgttaATAAGTGAAGTTTCATTGCCTAAAATCTTAAATTATGCTGAAAAATGTTTAGTCGAagaatcaaatataaattttattctgtTGTGTAAAATTAGAGATGAGTTGATGTCATTAGATagaataatatcaaatttttatataaatttagataattatttatcGCACATGGaaataatttcaaatttgataatagaaaatattcaaaaaaattaa
- a CDS encoding spore wall and anchoring disk complex protein 3, producing the protein MKIALFILSVVRAFLPILIEGDGCDDPYEICRKSSGIGVVANAKNVVFLMNILKEAKVESAFVYGWENNKKLMVLTWNGTLSPYIKNRNTSRYAFCIAACPCKPRTVQEKTHIVVPSAEICTKPAPIHNTPAITHQSEVTQNQHVQIPAQYVPKPCCQSNNAPTQCNESIHGPIQHNQSHKATSPCCETNFPSPCCEVNVPTSCCEANTLPSPCYESNYKNSNCHKYAYPTHQHEKYKCCDTNILSYLKERVLCERPRSYHCNKRYDNHNIPRCLLPCESSSSEDCRYVCNESSSQEHEYLHVKCKPIANQKCEYEKCYDNYGYPYGLSKSNSSNSKVYEISFIDENSFKLVEIDKLYCKIETTYSLHEDDEYRPNRIPELLYHPLKLYDIQCELNATYNQNVCLYITDCNELLVIISKKIYHVILEHSKSRVDLESVSEEEYEELVERGLYKVSFRD; encoded by the coding sequence ATGAAGATTGCTCTCTTTATCCTTAGTGTCGTAAGGGCATTCCTCCCAATACTCATAGAAGGAGATGGATGCGACGATCCGTATGAGATATGTAGGAAAAGCTCGGGCATCGGAGTAGTAGCAAATGCGAAGAATGTAGTATTTCTTATGAACATACTGAAAGAAGCAAAGGTCGAGTCTGCATTTGTGTATGGATGGGAGAATAATAAGAAGTTGATGGTTTTAACTTGGAATGGTACATTGTCACcgtacattaaaaataggAATACAAGTAGGTATGCATTCTGTATTGCAGCTTGTCCATGTAAACCAAGGACAGTGCAAGAAAAAACTCATATTGTTGTTCCGTCAGCAGAAATTTGCACGAAACCTGCGCCAATTCATAATACACCAGCCATTACACATCAGTCCGAAGTAACACAAAATCAGCATGTTCAGATACCTGCACAATATGTACCAAAGCCATGTTGTCAATCAAATAATGCACCAACACAATGTAACGAATCGATACATGGACCAATTCAACACAATCAATCGCATAAAGCCACTTCTCCGTGTTGTGAAACAAATTTTCCTTCTCCGTGTTGTGAAGTAAACGTTCCTACTTCGTGCTGTGAAGCAAATACTCTACCATCGCCATGTTATGAAtcaaattacaaaaattcaaattgTCATAAGTACGCTTATCCAACACATCAACACgaaaaatacaaatgtTGCGATACAAACATTCTTTCATATCTCAAAGAAAGAGTGCTTTGTGAAAGACCGCGTTCTTATCACTGTAACAAGAGATATGATAACCACAATATTCCAAGATGTCTCTTACCATGTGAGTCTTCAAGTTCAGAAGATTGTCGATACGTCTGTAACGAATCTAGCAGTCAAGAACATGAATATTTGCATGTAAAATGTAAACCAATTGCGAATCAAAAATGtgaatatgaaaaatgtTATGATAATTACGGTTATCCATATGGATTAAGCAAAAGCAACTCGTCTAATTCAAAAGTCTATGAGATCTCGTTCATTGATGAAAATTCATTCAAATTAGTAGAAATAGACAAATTGTATTGCAAGATCGAGACTACATATTCTCTTCATGAAGATGATGAATATAGACCAAATCGTATTCCTGAATTGTTATATCATCCATTAAAATTGTATGATATACAATGCGAATTGAATGCGACCTATAATCAAAATGTATGTCTGTATATTACAGACTGTAACGAATTACTAGTGATTATCAGCAAGAAGATCTATCATGTCATATTAGAACATAGTAAGTCCAGGGTTGACTTAGAAAGTGTATCTGAAGAAGAATACGAAGAACTAGTAGAAAGAGGGTTATACAAAGTATCCTTTAGGGATTAA